AAGGACGCAACGGACCTTGGATACGGGCTGATACCAGAGCTCAGCATAGCCAACAAATTCAAGATGATACTGAAGGGCGCTGAAAACATAAATGCGTTCTCCAACCTGCTTTACGTGGTAAAGAAGATGAAGGCACTCAACGAGCTATATGGTAGATATCCGAAGTCCACCGAAGGGTTCCCGGAGTGGCGCAGGGCTGTCGATGCGGAAATGGAGGAGGCAAAGTCGCGCTTCAAGCCCAATCCTATTTGAAGACTGATTACATGGAAGACTATACGAGATTCGAGAAGGCTAGGATAATCGGCGCCCGAGCGCTGCAGCTTGCATACGGTGCACCACCGCTGATGAAGGTGCCCGCAAACATGATAAATCCGCTAGACCTTGCCGAGCTTGAGTTCGAGAAGGGGGTAATACCTATTACCATACTGAAGGAGGAGAAGGGCTAGCCCCTTGCTTTTACCCTCTGCCCGGATATGTTGTACACTTCGGCGCTCCTTGCGCTGAATATGCCGCTGCTCAGCAAAGGGTTCAGCCGCTTTGGGCTGTCCCCTATCGCGGTGCCTGTTATAAGCTCGTTGAAAGCAGGCATCGATACCAGCCTTATTTTGCCGTTGAACCTTTCGTAGGCCGACCTGGCGCTCCTTGCATTGAGCCTGTAAATGGCCCACGCCTTTTGCTCGTATATCGCGCCGTTTTTGTCCTTCATGCGCACCGCTAGGTGGTCGTGCGCGCTTATTATGTAGCTAAGCATCATCATCTCCTCCCCCGGTTTCCTGTTGCCATGTACGAATCCGAAGTCTCCTACGACGAGCTCCTTGACTACATCATGTCCTATTATGCTTTCAAGGTGCGCGTCATGGTTCCCGGCAACTATATTGAGATCGAATCCCTCCATCTGCCTGAAAAAGCCCTTCAAAAGCTTTATCTCAGCGCCCTCGGGGTAAAGTATGCTATCCTTGACATCGCCAAGTATTACAAGCTTATCTATGGAGAAATCCCCCATTATGCGCCTTATGCGCTCCGCCATCCTGTCCGTAGCATTGAAAAGGTGTATGCCCCTTTTCGATAGCTTCAGTTCCATCCCTATGTGCAAGTCAGCCACCACGAGGTGCCTGTCCCTTCCAGATCCTGCTATTAGTGCCGGCTCCCCGTAAACGAACTTCAGGCTTGCATGGGCCAAAACATCACACTAATAATAATAAGGCTAGAGATATTTAATATTCTAGTAATGCGTGGTGCTGATGGTAGATTTCTCCCCGAAAATAGGCAGGATAGACGGGATAGACGTAGAGCTTCACTGGACGTTCCTTATACTGCTCATATTCATACTTTTCCTGAGCCTCTACCTTTTCGCCATATGGGTGCTCCTGTTCGCGTGCGTGCTGCTACATGAGCTAGTCCATTCGATCACCTCAAAGAGGAACGGAATAAGGGTGAAGAAGATAGTGCTGTACCCATTCGGCGGCGGGTCCATAATAGACTTCGATAAGGTGAGCCCAGAAATCGAGTTCAGGATATCCATCGTGGGTCCGCTGGCAAGCCTCCTGCTTGCAGTGGCGTT
This window of the Candidatus Micrarchaeota archaeon genome carries:
- a CDS encoding metallophosphoesterase, encoding MAHASLKFVYGEPALIAGSGRDRHLVVADLHIGMELKLSKRGIHLFNATDRMAERIRRIMGDFSIDKLVILGDVKDSILYPEGAEIKLLKGFFRQMEGFDLNIVAGNHDAHLESIIGHDVVKELVVGDFGFVHGNRKPGEEMMMLSYIISAHDHLAVRMKDKNGAIYEQKAWAIYRLNARSARSAYERFNGKIRLVSMPAFNELITGTAIGDSPKRLNPLLSSGIFSARSAEVYNISGQRVKARG
- a CDS encoding DNA-directed RNA polymerase subunit K codes for the protein MEDYTRFEKARIIGARALQLAYGAPPLMKVPANMINPLDLAELEFEKGVIPITILKEEKG